A portion of the Candidatus Edwardsbacteria bacterium genome contains these proteins:
- a CDS encoding cupin domain-containing protein, which yields METYKPEEIIELLDLKPLDIEGGFFRETYRSKDTIPKAALPAFYYNVRCFGTAIYYLLTPDNFSTLHKVNSDEIFHFYLGDPVEMLLLYPDGTGREVMLGQDIQNGQLVQLVVPRGVWQGASLQQGGKYALLGTTVSPGFEYQDYIQGQRESLASGYSKYASLISKLTR from the coding sequence ATGGAAACATATAAACCAGAAGAGATCATCGAACTGCTGGATCTTAAGCCGCTGGATATAGAAGGCGGGTTTTTCAGAGAGACCTATCGGTCTAAAGATACCATTCCCAAGGCAGCCTTGCCGGCGTTTTATTATAACGTCCGGTGTTTTGGAACGGCCATATATTATCTGCTGACCCCGGACAACTTTTCGACCCTTCATAAAGTGAACAGCGACGAGATATTCCATTTCTACTTGGGCGACCCGGTGGAAATGCTGCTGCTTTATCCGGACGGGACTGGCCGGGAGGTGATGCTGGGTCAGGATATCCAAAACGGACAGTTGGTCCAACTGGTGGTCCCCCGAGGGGTCTGGCAGGGAGCTTCCCTGCAGCAAGGCGGAAAATATGCGCTATTGGGCACCACGGTTTCCCCGGGGTTTGAATATCAGGATTATATCCAGGGTCAACGCGAATCATTAGCGTCCGGCTATTCAAAATATGCCAGCCTGATATCGAAATTGACCAGGTGA
- a CDS encoding DUF3943 domain-containing protein produces the protein MNFASLCFWHWNNSRFQIIILIVLLVGVTHDLKGQPNYPTPADSIDAVSNEAATGSQRPATPTYNQYLVPALETAGINVFVFFLNKHALGNPSWTNISCKTVKYNITHGFVWDSDGFEMNYLFHPYSGALSHTAARSSGLSFWKSIAYPFAGSLMWELAMEAEQPSINDLINTTASGIVLGEITFRVSSLLLNESTTGGERIWREAAAGILSPMNGLNRIISGKSWRVNPRPRNPDYSISVSAGMLGLFEDRRLYQKQPHGYLKYQMTYGNPFTAVPVKPFDYFTAHFGLGFTTHNTIFDIFGSGLLAGKRIRLFNHDKTLVGIFKNFNYLNTAIYRAGGTSVGTGLLTNTTLSARASLKSFAMASVILMGGVDSPYAQAMQRDYNLGPGLGGKMETAVAFADLGKVYAAYDPTWLHVVSGAKGTEFVSFSRAGLQAMVYHSVVWSFEYLSYYHSGSYSSYPSVRKNNYAVLSYITVTL, from the coding sequence GTGAACTTTGCCTCATTATGTTTTTGGCATTGGAACAACAGCCGGTTTCAAATTATTATACTAATTGTTTTGTTAGTTGGCGTTACGCATGACTTAAAAGGTCAGCCTAATTATCCAACCCCGGCAGATTCCATTGATGCGGTTTCTAACGAAGCGGCCACAGGCAGCCAACGCCCAGCTACACCAACATACAACCAGTATCTTGTCCCGGCACTAGAAACGGCCGGTATTAATGTTTTTGTATTTTTTCTTAACAAACATGCGCTGGGAAATCCAAGTTGGACGAATATATCATGTAAAACAGTTAAATACAACATCACGCATGGCTTTGTGTGGGATTCCGATGGCTTTGAAATGAATTACTTGTTTCATCCCTATAGCGGGGCGCTTTCACATACAGCCGCCAGGTCGAGCGGATTGAGTTTTTGGAAATCAATTGCCTATCCATTTGCAGGAAGTTTGATGTGGGAACTTGCAATGGAGGCCGAACAGCCATCCATTAACGACCTGATAAATACGACAGCCAGCGGAATAGTTCTCGGTGAAATAACATTCAGGGTTTCGTCCCTTTTGCTGAATGAAAGTACAACGGGTGGGGAAAGAATATGGCGAGAAGCTGCGGCCGGCATTCTTTCGCCAATGAATGGCCTGAACCGAATAATCAGCGGGAAAAGTTGGCGGGTTAACCCCCGGCCACGTAATCCTGATTATTCAATTTCGGTTTCAGCCGGCATGCTGGGCCTGTTTGAGGATCGACGACTATACCAAAAACAGCCCCACGGTTATCTTAAATATCAGATGACTTACGGAAACCCGTTTACTGCTGTGCCCGTCAAGCCGTTCGATTATTTTACCGCACATTTTGGCCTGGGATTTACGACGCATAATACAATATTCGATATTTTTGGAAGCGGACTATTGGCCGGAAAACGCATTCGATTATTCAATCACGATAAAACCCTTGTCGGGATTTTCAAAAATTTTAATTATCTTAATACCGCAATATACCGAGCTGGTGGCACCAGCGTGGGAACCGGGCTGCTAACAAACACCACACTTTCGGCCCGGGCTTCATTAAAGTCTTTCGCCATGGCGTCGGTAATACTGATGGGTGGCGTTGATTCCCCGTATGCCCAGGCGATGCAACGTGACTACAATCTGGGGCCGGGCCTCGGTGGGAAAATGGAAACGGCAGTTGCATTTGCTGATCTGGGGAAAGTATATGCGGCATATGATCCCACCTGGCTGCATGTCGTCAGCGGAGCGAAAGGAACTGAATTTGTAAGTTTTAGTCGGGCAGGCTTACAGGCGATGGTATATCATTCAGTGGTGTGGTCGTTTGAATACCTAAGCTACTACCATAGCGGCAGCTATAGCAGTTATCCCTCGGTGCGGAAAAATAATTATGCGGTGCTGTCCTACATTACAGTAACATTATAG
- a CDS encoding patatin-like phospholipase family protein — MNNKYIDLIKKLTALVTLAYVFLLPPVLNAQEAQHQPKVGLVLSGGGAKGFAHIGVLQVLEEAGLKIDYITGTSMGAFVGALYSIGYTPGQIKEIAIGQNWMDLFLGQASRRLLPMVEKDQADRFMAIFPIKPGRVEMPYGLISGQNLQALLTRLTWPAHQVNDFIKLTIPFCCLATNLENGQRVVLNRGFLPEALRASMSIPTVFRPVEIDGQLLVDGGLVDNLPADEALKMGADIIIGVDVSSALRSREQINSLLNVLDQTMSFQTYASVQEQRKLCNLLLVPDLSEYTPADFNQVEDLIKKGEQAAREALPELKKLIDSMGLGKINRPINNSAPPESIFICNIEVEGLSRVSKKSVLSELALKPHCWISSHNLALAIDKVYNTQFFEGVSYRLEPSQGGVCLRVKVVEKDHQILGLGLRYDSNTNAEILFSLNFRNLLGHSSQLAADLRLGDSPELKLSEFIHPGLGPGLGERVSLCIVKYPVFLYREGQRWASFNYTIGSGDIFLGTIYSKSMEVGGGIRMEYFEKKPDIAPMGIPEISGRHLTLMVSLNMDTYDRSEFPTRGHKVILSHRMANREIAGRADFFKKLGQWQGCFPLNKKLSFNGNMFWGNVSGLDIPEHYRFYLGGLDQRQGVIPMAGLKPMELDGNNIMGLGIGAQYEAFPNRFVTGSWNIGKAGDGYWRDQLDRHNLVSGIALGLGILSPVGPIKIDVMGGSHHTLLANLRLGYNF; from the coding sequence ATGAATAATAAATATATTGATCTTATCAAAAAGCTAACGGCCTTAGTGACATTGGCGTATGTGTTCCTGTTGCCACCCGTTCTTAACGCTCAAGAGGCACAACACCAGCCGAAGGTGGGGTTGGTGCTTTCCGGCGGCGGAGCCAAAGGTTTTGCCCATATAGGGGTCTTGCAGGTACTTGAAGAAGCGGGCTTAAAGATTGATTATATTACTGGCACTAGCATGGGTGCGTTCGTCGGAGCCCTATACTCCATCGGCTATACACCGGGGCAAATAAAGGAAATTGCCATAGGCCAGAATTGGATGGATCTGTTCCTTGGCCAAGCCTCGCGAAGATTATTGCCGATGGTGGAGAAAGATCAGGCTGACCGCTTTATGGCAATATTTCCCATCAAGCCAGGCAGAGTGGAAATGCCTTATGGTCTGATCTCCGGGCAAAACCTTCAGGCCCTGCTGACCAGATTAACCTGGCCGGCCCACCAGGTGAATGATTTTATAAAGTTAACGATCCCGTTTTGTTGCTTAGCCACCAATTTGGAAAACGGCCAGCGGGTGGTGCTGAACAGGGGCTTTCTACCCGAAGCTCTCAGGGCCAGTATGTCCATCCCAACCGTGTTTAGACCCGTGGAAATCGACGGGCAATTACTGGTAGACGGAGGATTGGTGGATAACCTGCCGGCAGATGAAGCGTTGAAAATGGGGGCAGATATAATAATAGGTGTTGATGTCAGCTCCGCCCTGCGCTCCAGGGAACAGATAAATTCATTGCTCAATGTGTTGGACCAGACCATGAGCTTTCAAACTTACGCCTCGGTTCAGGAACAACGAAAGCTTTGTAATCTGTTATTGGTTCCCGATCTGTCCGAGTATACCCCGGCCGATTTCAATCAGGTGGAAGACCTGATAAAAAAAGGTGAACAGGCGGCCCGGGAAGCCCTGCCGGAACTGAAGAAACTGATAGATTCCATGGGACTAGGAAAAATCAACAGGCCCATTAATAATTCAGCCCCGCCGGAGTCCATATTCATTTGTAACATAGAAGTTGAGGGCTTGAGCCGGGTTTCTAAAAAATCGGTTTTAAGCGAGCTGGCCCTGAAACCCCATTGTTGGATCTCGTCTCATAATTTAGCACTGGCTATTGACAAGGTTTACAACACCCAATTCTTTGAGGGTGTTAGCTACCGGCTGGAGCCAAGCCAGGGGGGTGTTTGCCTCAGGGTAAAAGTAGTTGAGAAAGATCACCAGATTCTGGGGCTGGGTTTGCGTTATGATAGCAATACCAATGCCGAAATCCTGTTCAGTTTGAATTTTAGAAATCTTTTGGGGCACAGCTCCCAGCTGGCGGCCGATCTGCGCCTTGGCGATAGTCCCGAATTAAAACTATCGGAGTTCATCCACCCCGGACTGGGCCCGGGTTTGGGCGAGAGGGTATCACTTTGCATTGTCAAATATCCGGTATTTCTGTACCGGGAAGGACAACGCTGGGCAAGTTTTAACTACACTATAGGATCAGGGGATATATTCCTGGGAACCATATATTCCAAATCGATGGAAGTGGGCGGTGGAATACGAATGGAGTATTTTGAAAAAAAGCCGGATATAGCCCCGATGGGGATTCCCGAGATCAGCGGGCGGCACCTTACTTTGATGGTCTCCTTGAACATGGACACATATGATAGAAGCGAATTTCCAACCCGGGGTCATAAAGTCATCCTGAGTCATAGAATGGCAAATCGTGAAATTGCTGGCCGGGCCGATTTTTTTAAGAAATTGGGTCAGTGGCAGGGATGTTTCCCCCTGAACAAAAAACTGTCGTTTAACGGGAACATGTTTTGGGGCAATGTATCCGGCCTTGATATCCCCGAACATTACCGGTTTTATCTGGGTGGCCTAGACCAAAGGCAGGGAGTTATTCCGATGGCCGGCCTGAAGCCGATGGAATTGGACGGTAATAATATTATGGGGCTGGGGATTGGCGCGCAATACGAAGCATTCCCCAATCGATTCGTAACCGGCAGTTGGAATATAGGGAAAGCCGGGGATGGGTATTGGAGGGATCAACTTGATAGGCATAATTTAGTGAGCGGAATAGCTCTCGGATTAGGCATTCTTTCTCCGGTCGGTCCTATTAAAATAGACGTGATGGGCGGCAGCCACCACACTTTATTGGCAAACCTTCGGTTGGGATATAATTTTTAA
- a CDS encoding chemotaxis protein CheC, with the protein MMKQLDNIQLDALKEVSNIGSGHAATALSELTGQKVTINIPVISIDPISSVFKKCADSGQKILGIRIDLSGDIVGRTLLFFSQDDALKFCDCLMRRPIGTVKALSELDRSGLREVSNILTCAYMNALGEMLNFMVVPTTPSLIIGTPEEMMAGFAEQAGGAEELAVIIENDFRFQGNETVLQGYFLLLPDDSSLQAMFKAMNIK; encoded by the coding sequence ATGATGAAACAGTTAGACAATATCCAGCTGGACGCCCTAAAAGAGGTGTCGAACATCGGCTCGGGCCATGCCGCTACAGCCCTGTCGGAGCTTACCGGGCAGAAGGTCACCATCAATATCCCGGTTATCAGCATAGATCCCATCTCGTCGGTTTTTAAAAAGTGCGCTGATTCCGGGCAGAAGATCCTGGGCATCCGGATCGATCTTTCCGGGGATATAGTGGGCCGGACCCTGCTGTTCTTCAGCCAGGACGACGCCCTTAAATTCTGCGATTGCCTGATGCGGCGTCCCATCGGCACGGTCAAGGCCCTGTCGGAGCTGGACAGATCGGGTTTAAGAGAGGTCTCCAACATACTGACCTGCGCCTATATGAACGCCCTGGGGGAGATGCTCAATTTCATGGTGGTCCCCACCACCCCGTCCCTGATCATAGGCACCCCGGAGGAGATGATGGCCGGCTTTGCCGAGCAGGCCGGAGGGGCCGAGGAGCTGGCGGTGATAATAGAGAACGATTTCCGTTTTCAGGGCAACGAGACCGTGCTGCAGGGCTATTTCCTGCTATTGCCGGATGACAGTTCGCTGCAGGCCATGTTCAAGGCCATGAATATAAAATAG
- a CDS encoding TetR/AcrR family transcriptional regulator codes for MKAGANKLKERIIDSASRLFFGRGFSRVSMDQIASGLGISKKTLYLHFPSKQALLYEVVSNMINENGKIIEGIVNDREMDFPRKLSWLMNHLSGMVSRMARPFGEDLRRNAPEMWEEIDQFRREKILLNFRKLLESGTRQGVFRKDVDPQLVTIVFTTLIQNMIDPKLFSQIPFTAAQVFETIVEVVFRGILTEPARKNFLKKIKEENK; via the coding sequence ATGAAAGCAGGAGCCAATAAATTAAAAGAACGCATCATCGACAGCGCCAGCCGGCTGTTCTTCGGGCGGGGTTTCTCCAGGGTCAGCATGGACCAGATCGCCTCCGGCCTGGGCATCAGCAAAAAGACCCTATATCTGCATTTTCCCAGCAAACAGGCCCTGTTGTACGAAGTGGTCAGCAATATGATAAATGAGAACGGGAAGATAATCGAGGGCATCGTCAACGACCGGGAAATGGATTTCCCCCGGAAGCTGTCCTGGCTGATGAACCATCTCAGCGGGATGGTCAGCCGGATGGCCCGGCCTTTCGGGGAGGACCTGCGCCGCAACGCCCCGGAGATGTGGGAGGAGATCGACCAATTCCGGCGGGAGAAGATACTGCTCAATTTCCGGAAGCTTCTGGAATCGGGGACCCGGCAGGGGGTGTTCCGGAAGGATGTTGACCCCCAGTTGGTGACAATAGTCTTCACCACCCTGATCCAGAACATGATCGACCCCAAATTGTTCAGCCAGATACCTTTTACCGCGGCCCAGGTATTCGAAACCATCGTGGAGGTGGTGTTCCGGGGGATATTGACCGAACCGGCCAGAAAAAATTTCCTAAAAAAAATAAAAGAGGAAAACAAATGA
- a CDS encoding efflux RND transporter periplasmic adaptor subunit, giving the protein MKRYLTMIAILPLLLVSCGNNNGKRERIEATGTIEAIQVNVSAKMGGQIKGLLGKEGAAVRVGDTLATMDHEMLDLQLRQSRAGLELARIQYENDRKDDQRTSELFQKGSVTQKQRDDVNAKFRASGARLEQARTAADMIRKNISDCYVTAPLAGMITNSTYEIGETAGPGSILFTISKMDTVELVVYVNEKELGYVKLGQRSEIRIDSFKDKAFMGLVVYISPQAEFTPKNIQTKQDRVKQVFGVKLKIPNPEQQLKAGIPADATIFIKGQQ; this is encoded by the coding sequence ATGAAAAGATACCTGACAATGATCGCAATCCTGCCGCTGCTGCTTGTTTCCTGCGGGAATAACAACGGTAAGAGGGAAAGGATAGAGGCTACGGGGACTATCGAAGCCATTCAGGTTAATGTCTCGGCCAAAATGGGCGGCCAGATAAAAGGCCTTTTGGGAAAGGAAGGGGCTGCTGTTCGGGTGGGCGACACCCTGGCAACAATGGACCATGAGATGCTTGATCTGCAGCTGCGCCAGTCACGGGCCGGGCTGGAACTGGCCCGGATCCAATACGAAAACGACCGCAAAGATGACCAGCGCACCAGCGAGCTGTTTCAAAAGGGCAGCGTCACCCAGAAACAGCGCGATGATGTCAATGCCAAATTCCGGGCCTCCGGAGCCCGGCTGGAGCAGGCCAGGACCGCCGCGGATATGATCAGGAAAAACATATCCGATTGTTATGTTACAGCCCCCCTGGCCGGGATGATCACCAATTCAACCTATGAAATAGGCGAGACCGCCGGACCCGGATCCATCCTGTTCACCATATCCAAAATGGATACCGTCGAGCTGGTGGTGTATGTAAACGAAAAAGAGCTGGGATACGTAAAATTAGGGCAGAGATCAGAGATCAGAATAGACTCATTTAAAGATAAGGCATTTATGGGGCTGGTGGTTTACATCTCGCCCCAGGCCGAATTTACCCCCAAGAATATTCAGACCAAGCAGGACCGGGTCAAGCAGGTCTTCGGCGTCAAGCTGAAAATCCCCAATCCCGAGCAGCAGCTTAAGGCAGGCATCCCGGCCGATGCGACAATCTTCATCAAGGGGCAGCAGTAA
- a CDS encoding ABC transporter ATP-binding protein, with translation MTKPLVEISGLQKSFGPHQVLKGIDLDVLPGEMLAMVGPDGAGKTTLIRAICGLLPFQSGRISVLGHEVPSRMDMIKPHIGYLSQRFSLYGDLTVDENIEFFAEIHGVRDYRARRDELLDFTRMKPFRSRLAERLSGGMKQKLALACTLVHTPKVIFLDEPTTGVDPVSRRDFWKILSRLLADGLTIFLTTPYMDEAERCSRVAMLDNGNILALDSPQNIKLLMGGQVMELVCQDIKKAAKMISEELGPVNVQTFGDRLNVMMADQEKQWPGLIEKLTAAGVECDKWQEVSPSLENVFIKLMKPK, from the coding sequence ATGACCAAGCCTTTGGTCGAAATATCCGGCCTACAGAAATCTTTTGGCCCGCATCAGGTGCTGAAGGGTATAGATCTTGATGTTCTGCCGGGCGAGATGCTGGCCATGGTGGGGCCGGACGGGGCCGGGAAGACCACCCTGATCAGGGCCATCTGTGGCCTGCTGCCTTTTCAATCCGGCAGGATAAGCGTACTGGGCCATGAGGTCCCGTCCCGGATGGATATGATCAAGCCCCATATAGGATATCTTTCCCAGCGGTTCAGCCTGTACGGCGACCTGACGGTGGACGAGAATATCGAGTTTTTTGCCGAGATCCACGGGGTGCGTGATTACCGGGCCCGGCGGGACGAATTGCTTGATTTTACCCGGATGAAACCATTTCGCAGCCGTCTGGCCGAAAGACTGTCGGGCGGGATGAAGCAGAAGCTGGCCCTGGCCTGCACCCTGGTCCACACCCCAAAAGTGATATTTCTGGACGAGCCCACCACCGGAGTGGATCCGGTCTCCCGCCGGGATTTTTGGAAGATACTGTCCCGCCTGCTGGCCGATGGCCTGACCATCTTTCTGACCACCCCCTACATGGACGAGGCCGAAAGGTGCAGCCGGGTGGCCATGCTGGATAACGGCAATATCCTGGCCCTAGACAGTCCCCAGAACATAAAATTGCTGATGGGCGGCCAGGTGATGGAATTGGTCTGCCAGGATATAAAAAAGGCGGCCAAGATGATATCGGAAGAATTAGGCCCGGTCAATGTCCAGACCTTTGGCGACCGGCTTAATGTGATGATGGCCGACCAGGAAAAACAGTGGCCAGGTTTGATAGAAAAACTTACGGCGGCGGGAGTGGAATGCGACAAATGGCAGGAGGTCTCTCCCTCGCTGGAGAATGTGTTCATAAAACTGATGAAGCCAAAATAA
- a CDS encoding TolC family protein has product MRSIIIISIVFISFGSGWAQGKEPMSLESCIQAGLENNKGLDAVQTRAQGSRAAADQSATALLPSLKLSAGYSRLSDVPSFEMTIPGFPAPRTITIAEPVLDNSNIKLTLQQPLFTGGRVTGNIKMNRKNYQADSSDYLAQRCEAALNIKILYWRLYQAQKVKELAEENLRILGNHLNDVGNLLGQGLATENDRLKVKLQMSNARLMLIDAENNRRAIGIHLNNFIGRPLDAQIDPTSIPDTLEVANLSPPELIQRALAERQDIAGQKYRREATAAGRMAAKSGWYPQVFAVGNYTYANPNPRIFPARDQFDATWDAGVMLSMDLWNWQSTKHQVRQAGSLLRQAEDRLVLLEDAVRVEINLAVLDVQKAGEKTEVSRSGLDQAQENYRNVKNLFLEGMATNSDLLDAEVLLLQAKVGHAGALVECQIAKDKLKKALGEY; this is encoded by the coding sequence ATGCGCAGTATAATCATAATATCAATAGTATTCATTTCGTTTGGCTCTGGCTGGGCCCAGGGAAAAGAACCGATGTCCCTGGAGTCCTGTATCCAAGCCGGTTTGGAAAATAATAAGGGCCTGGATGCCGTCCAGACCAGGGCCCAGGGGAGCCGGGCGGCGGCCGACCAGTCAGCCACGGCTCTTCTGCCCAGCCTGAAACTGTCGGCCGGCTACAGCCGGCTTAGCGATGTTCCGTCATTCGAGATGACCATCCCCGGCTTTCCGGCCCCCAGAACCATAACCATCGCCGAGCCGGTGCTGGACAACAGCAATATCAAATTGACTCTGCAGCAGCCGCTGTTTACCGGAGGGCGGGTGACCGGCAATATCAAAATGAACCGTAAAAATTATCAGGCGGATTCAAGCGATTATCTGGCTCAGCGCTGCGAGGCGGCCCTGAATATAAAGATCTTATACTGGAGGCTCTACCAGGCGCAGAAGGTGAAGGAATTGGCCGAAGAGAACCTCCGTATTTTGGGAAATCATCTCAATGATGTCGGCAACCTGCTGGGCCAGGGCCTGGCCACCGAGAATGACCGGCTTAAGGTAAAACTGCAGATGTCCAATGCCCGGCTGATGCTGATAGATGCCGAAAACAACCGCAGGGCCATAGGGATACATCTCAATAATTTCATCGGCCGTCCGCTGGATGCGCAGATAGACCCCACCTCCATTCCCGATACTTTGGAGGTTGCGAATTTAAGCCCGCCGGAATTGATCCAGAGGGCCCTGGCCGAAAGACAGGATATTGCGGGCCAGAAATACCGCCGTGAGGCTACTGCGGCGGGAAGGATGGCCGCCAAATCCGGCTGGTATCCCCAGGTGTTTGCGGTGGGGAATTACACCTATGCCAATCCCAATCCCCGCATATTTCCGGCCCGGGACCAGTTCGATGCCACCTGGGACGCCGGGGTGATGCTGTCGATGGATCTCTGGAACTGGCAAAGCACCAAACACCAGGTGCGTCAGGCGGGCTCTCTGCTTCGGCAGGCCGAGGACCGACTGGTTTTGTTGGAGGACGCCGTCAGGGTTGAGATTAATTTAGCGGTGCTGGATGTCCAGAAGGCCGGAGAGAAGACCGAGGTCTCCCGGAGCGGGCTGGACCAGGCCCAGGAGAATTACCGCAACGTCAAGAACCTGTTCCTTGAGGGAATGGCCACCAATTCCGATCTGCTGGACGCCGAGGTCCTGCTGCTTCAAGCCAAGGTGGGCCACGCCGGGGCATTGGTGGAATGCCAGATCGCCAAAGATAAATTAAAAAAAGCCCTGGGAGAGTATTGA